A part of Prolixibacteraceae bacterium genomic DNA contains:
- the rplF gene encoding 50S ribosomal protein L6 has translation MSRIGKLPIEIPAGVTVSVSSDNIVTVKGGLGELTQKVDAEITVTVEENQVVVSRPTDQKRHASLHGLYRSLISNMVVGVSKGYEIKLELVGVGYRAENQGQLLDLVLGYSHHIYLQLPSEVNVVAVTDKRSNPTITLKSCDKQLIGQVAAKIRSFRAPEPYKGKGVKFDGEQLRRKAGKSAKV, from the coding sequence ATGTCAAGGATCGGTAAATTACCTATTGAAATCCCTGCTGGCGTTACCGTTAGTGTTTCTAGCGACAACATCGTTACAGTTAAAGGCGGACTTGGAGAGTTGACTCAAAAAGTTGATGCTGAAATCACTGTTACAGTAGAGGAAAATCAAGTAGTAGTATCTCGTCCAACGGATCAGAAGCGTCACGCTTCTCTACATGGATTGTATCGTTCACTAATCAGTAATATGGTGGTTGGTGTTTCTAAGGGATACGAAATCAAATTAGAGTTGGTAGGTGTAGGTTATCGTGCTGAGAATCAAGGTCAATTATTAGACCTTGTTCTTGGATACTCTCACCACATCTACTTGCAACTTCCAAGTGAAGTAAATGTTGTTGCTGTTACAGATAAGCGTAGCAATCCAACAATTACTTTGAAAAGCTGCGATAAGCAGTTGATTGGACAAGTTGCAGCTAAAATCCGTTCATTCCGTGCACCAGAACCGTATAAAGGAAAAGGTGTTAAGTTTGATGGTGAGCAACTACGTCGTAAAGCAGGTAAGTCTGCTAAAGTATAA
- the rpsH gene encoding 30S ribosomal protein S8, with amino-acid sequence MTDPIADFLTRLRNAVKAKHRVVEIPASKIKKEMTKILKEKGYILSYKFDDEKNYQGSIKIALKYHPESGIPAIKGLKRISKPGLRRYANTDTMPRVLNGLGVAILSTSKGVITDKEARELNVGGEVLCYVY; translated from the coding sequence ATGACAGATCCTATAGCTGATTTTTTGACTAGATTAAGGAATGCCGTTAAAGCAAAGCACCGCGTTGTGGAAATTCCTGCATCTAAGATCAAAAAGGAAATGACCAAAATTCTTAAAGAAAAAGGTTATATCCTAAGTTACAAATTTGATGACGAGAAAAACTATCAAGGAAGTATTAAGATAGCATTGAAATATCATCCAGAGTCTGGGATACCTGCAATCAAAGGATTGAAGCGTATTAGTAAACCAGGTTTGAGAAGATACGCTAACACAGACACTATGCCACGTGTATTGAATGGTCTTGGGGTAGCAATTCTTTCTACTTCGAAGGGAGTTATCACTGACAAAGAGGCTCGTGAGCTAAATGTTGGTGGAGAAGTATTGTGTTACGTATATTAA
- the rplX gene encoding 50S ribosomal protein L24 produces the protein MQKKFKIKKGDTVKVIAGSGKGETGKVLEVIKKTDRVIVEGVNLISKHVKPNAENPQGGIIKQEAGIHISNLMFVDASTKEVTRVGRRLNEDGKLVRYTKKSKEEIK, from the coding sequence ATGCAAAAAAAGTTTAAAATAAAAAAAGGGGATACCGTTAAGGTTATTGCTGGATCTGGAAAAGGCGAAACAGGTAAGGTTCTTGAAGTAATCAAGAAAACCGACCGCGTTATCGTTGAAGGTGTAAACCTAATTTCTAAGCATGTTAAGCCTAATGCCGAAAATCCTCAAGGTGGAATCATCAAGCAAGAAGCTGGAATTCACATTTCTAACTTGATGTTCGTAGATGCGTCTACAAAAGAGGTTACTCGTGTTGGTCGCAGACTTAATGAGGATGGTAAGTTGGTTCGTTATACTAAAAAATCAAAAGAGGAGATTAAGTAA
- the rpsN gene encoding 30S ribosomal protein S14 → MAKESMKAREVKRAKLVARFAEKRSRLIAEGDYEGLQKLPKNASPVRMHNRCKLTGRPKGYMRQFGISRICFREMASSGLIPGVKKASW, encoded by the coding sequence ATGGCTAAGGAATCAATGAAAGCCCGCGAAGTAAAACGTGCAAAGTTAGTTGCACGCTTTGCTGAGAAGCGTAGTCGTCTTATCGCAGAGGGGGACTATGAAGGACTCCAGAAGCTTCCTAAGAATGCTTCTCCAGTTAGAATGCACAATCGTTGTAAGTTGACTGGACGTCCAAAAGGATATATGCGACAGTTTGGAATCAGTAGAATTTGTTTCAGAGAAATGGCTTCTTCTGGTTTAATTCCAGGTGTTAAAAAAGCAAGTTGGTAA
- the rplN gene encoding 50S ribosomal protein L14 encodes MIQQESRCAVADNSGAKEALVIRVLGGTKRRYASVGDQVVVTVKSAIPSGNIKKGTVSKAVVVRTKKEVRRADGSYIRFDDNALVLLNAAGEMRGTRIFGPVARELRDNFMKIVSLAPEVL; translated from the coding sequence AAGAGAGTAGATGTGCTGTTGCTGATAACAGTGGTGCAAAAGAAGCTTTAGTTATTCGTGTATTAGGTGGTACTAAAAGGCGTTATGCCTCTGTAGGTGACCAAGTAGTGGTAACTGTTAAGAGCGCTATTCCTTCTGGTAACATCAAAAAAGGTACTGTTTCTAAAGCAGTTGTGGTACGTACAAAGAAGGAGGTTCGTCGTGCAGATGGATCTTACATCCGTTTTGATGACAATGCACTGGTTTTGTTGAATGCTGCAGGTGAAATGCGCGGAACTCGTATCTTTGGGCCAGTAGCTCGTGAGTTGCGTGACAACTTCATGAAGATTGTTTCGTTAGCACCTGAAGTTTTGTAA
- the rplE gene encoding 50S ribosomal protein L5, with the protein MNANIPTYKAKYQEQVLPALMKEFGYKSVMQAPKLEKIVINQGVGAATGDKKLVDIALAELTMIAGQKAVSTVSKKDISNFKLRKKMPIGARVTLRKDRMYEFLDRLISVALPRIRDFQGIQAKLDGRGNYTLGITEQIIFPEIAMDKINKISGMNITFVTTATSDEEGYALLREFGMPFKNAKKK; encoded by the coding sequence ATGAACGCGAATATACCTACTTATAAAGCAAAATATCAAGAGCAGGTTCTACCTGCCTTGATGAAAGAGTTTGGTTATAAGTCTGTAATGCAGGCGCCAAAACTTGAGAAGATTGTAATCAACCAAGGTGTTGGAGCAGCTACAGGTGACAAGAAATTAGTTGACATAGCACTTGCTGAGTTGACAATGATTGCTGGTCAAAAAGCTGTTTCTACTGTTTCAAAAAAGGATATCTCTAACTTCAAGTTGAGAAAGAAGATGCCTATTGGAGCAAGAGTAACTTTGCGTAAAGATCGCATGTATGAATTCTTAGATCGCCTTATCTCTGTAGCATTGCCACGTATTCGTGACTTCCAGGGTATCCAAGCAAAATTGGATGGTCGAGGTAACTATACATTGGGTATAACTGAGCAGATCATTTTCCCAGAGATCGCGATGGATAAGATCAACAAGATTTCTGGTATGAATATTACATTCGTAACTACAGCTACTTCTGATGAAGAAGGTTATGCTTTGTTACGTGAATTTGGTATGCCTTTTAAAAACGCTAAAAAGAAATAA